The following are encoded together in the Candidatus Methylomirabilis lanthanidiphila genome:
- a CDS encoding colicin uptake protein TolQ, whose protein sequence is MSALVALLVKGGLVMIPLLCCSVLSLAVIIERGWFWWRVRSAADADRALELAAAANWGDAFRLGEASPSPIARVLAAGIRHKNPSATLAMEAAAHDELPRLRKYLPILDTIITLSPLLGLLGTVTGMISAFGVMASKGSRPIAVWITLPVRFELR, encoded by the coding sequence ATGTCTGCGCTGGTTGCTTTGCTCGTCAAAGGGGGATTGGTGATGATCCCCCTGCTCTGCTGCTCCGTGCTTTCCCTCGCCGTGATCATCGAGCGCGGGTGGTTCTGGTGGCGCGTCCGCTCTGCGGCCGATGCCGATCGAGCACTGGAACTGGCGGCGGCAGCTAACTGGGGAGACGCATTTCGCCTTGGTGAGGCTTCCCCTTCTCCGATCGCACGGGTCCTGGCGGCGGGAATCCGCCACAAAAACCCTTCCGCTACGCTGGCCATGGAGGCCGCTGCCCACGACGAACTGCCTCGGTTGCGGAAGTACCTGCCGATCCTTGATACCATCATCACCCTCTCGCCACTATTAGGCCTGCTGGGTACCGTCACCGGCATGATCAGCGCCTTCGGGGTCATGGCTTCCAAGGGAAGCCGGCCGATCGCCGTGTGGATCACACTGCCGGTCCGGTTCGAGTTGAGGTGA
- a CDS encoding bacterioferritin codes for MDVQRVIAGLNRVLAIEYAAMIQYLQDSVLIQGLERAYLADFFRDRAKDEMGHAERLGDKIVALGGIPTIEPALITQSLEVAEMLGQGLAAERDALVALKALLPEVQDDVPIRVLIEQLCYDTQGHIESFEKLLAQKRLVIATKEVRLKQVA; via the coding sequence ATGGACGTTCAGCGGGTGATCGCAGGGCTCAATCGAGTGTTGGCCATCGAATATGCAGCCATGATTCAGTACCTCCAGGACAGCGTCCTGATCCAGGGCCTGGAGCGGGCGTACCTCGCCGACTTCTTCAGGGACCGGGCCAAAGATGAGATGGGACATGCAGAGCGCCTTGGCGACAAGATTGTCGCGTTGGGCGGCATTCCCACCATTGAGCCGGCGCTGATCACGCAATCGCTCGAGGTGGCCGAGATGCTTGGGCAGGGCCTGGCGGCGGAACGTGATGCCCTTGTAGCCCTGAAGGCGCTGTTGCCCGAGGTCCAGGACGATGTTCCCATCCGGGTGCTGATCGAGCAGCTTTGTTACGATACCCAGGGACACATCGAAAGCTTCGAAAAGCTCCTGGCCCAGAAGCGACTTGTCATTGCTACCAAAGAAGTGCGCCTCAAACAGGTTGCCTGA
- a CDS encoding thiamine biosynthesis lipoprotein TRANSMEMBRANE, translated as MSTRDLSVLDQFDCSRRRFLMAIAGSAGGTLIGLLSPGTARGNAKMHTLTLGRPLMGTVVEIETNHPDLSFARNAIEAGLQRMENVDRLMSTFRHDSEIGLVNRMAATRAVAVGQETFAVLTEAKRLGLTSDGAFDVTIHPLVQLWRGTTKKDRLPSSQETEAALGLVGHDGLSLDPNSRSVRLQRSGMGIDLGGIAKGYAVDVAAESFARDGIRSGLIDAGGDLRVVGRNRDGGAWRIGLRHPLAPSRLLLSVLVEDAAVATSGNYFRYNTIGGRQYGHLLHPRTGMPADGALSATVIAHSAMRADGLATAAMVNGTGAMAFIQRVPGIEGIVVTPVARHPEKVSVWITPGLRGRVELLDRGAELEG; from the coding sequence GTGAGTACACGCGATCTGTCGGTTCTTGATCAGTTCGATTGCAGTCGAAGACGGTTCCTGATGGCGATCGCGGGAAGCGCCGGAGGAACGCTCATCGGGCTGCTCTCGCCCGGAACGGCGCGGGGCAACGCCAAGATGCACACGCTTACCCTCGGCCGGCCGCTTATGGGTACGGTCGTGGAGATCGAGACGAATCACCCCGACCTCTCGTTCGCCAGGAACGCGATCGAGGCCGGTCTCCAGCGGATGGAGAACGTGGACCGCCTGATGAGTACCTTTCGGCACGACAGTGAGATCGGTCTAGTGAACCGCATGGCTGCCACACGCGCTGTCGCAGTTGGGCAGGAGACCTTCGCCGTACTGACAGAGGCGAAGCGCCTAGGGCTGACGAGCGACGGGGCCTTTGATGTCACCATCCACCCGTTGGTGCAGCTTTGGCGAGGCACGACGAAAAAAGATCGGCTTCCGTCATCGCAGGAGACCGAGGCGGCTCTCGGCCTGGTAGGACATGATGGACTGTCGCTTGATCCCAACAGCCGCAGCGTTCGGCTTCAACGCTCGGGTATGGGAATCGACCTGGGTGGGATCGCGAAGGGGTATGCCGTTGACGTCGCGGCAGAGTCATTTGCGCGTGACGGCATACGCAGCGGGCTGATTGACGCGGGGGGCGACCTCCGGGTTGTCGGCCGCAACCGGGACGGTGGGGCCTGGAGGATCGGCCTGCGGCATCCTCTTGCGCCTTCGAGGCTGTTGCTTTCGGTGCTGGTTGAGGATGCGGCTGTCGCGACATCCGGAAATTACTTTCGCTACAACACGATCGGCGGGCGGCAGTATGGACATCTGCTGCACCCTCGAACCGGAATGCCGGCAGATGGCGCACTGAGCGCAACGGTTATTGCCCACAGTGCGATGCGCGCCGACGGTCTGGCCACTGCCGCCATGGTCAACGGGACGGGCGCGATGGCCTTCATCCAACGTGTGCCGGGGATCGAGGGGATCGTGGTCACCCCGGTCGCTCGCCATCCGGAGAAGGTATCGGTGTGGATCACGCCTGGGCTCCGTGGCCGGGTGGAACTCCTGGACCGCGGTGCGGAACTTGAAGGATAG
- a CDS encoding multicopper oxidase, translating into MHDSRRSLVVCRSGRNWELRRLLLLFVPVLTMLIGCTSAMAQQTRMYFIAAVDVDWDYAPTGINQISGAAFGETENVFVHSGKERIGKVYQKAAYREFTDGAFTTLKPVDPRWEHLGIMGPVIRAEVGDTIQVVFKNMTGFPASMHPHGVLYAKSSEGTPYNDGTSGSDKADDAVPPDGTHTYIWLVPERAGPGPMDGSSLAWMYHSHTDEPKDTNTGLIGPLIITRKGSANPDGSPKDIDREFVTLFTVFDENASHYLEQNVERFTSKPRRVLKKRLEDEDFRESNLMHVVNGYVYGNLPGLTMKQGERVRWYLQAYGTEVDLHTPHWHGQTALIMGMRMDMVELLPGSMKTADMTPDVPGTWLYHCHVNDHIDAGMMALFTVTE; encoded by the coding sequence ATGCACGACTCACGGCGATCTCTTGTTGTTTGTCGGTCAGGCAGGAATTGGGAGTTGAGGCGTCTCCTGCTGTTGTTCGTACCCGTCCTCACGATGCTGATCGGGTGTACATCCGCCATGGCGCAGCAGACCCGCATGTACTTTATTGCGGCTGTCGATGTGGACTGGGACTACGCCCCGACCGGTATCAACCAGATCAGCGGCGCCGCGTTTGGCGAGACCGAAAATGTGTTTGTTCACAGCGGCAAAGAGCGGATCGGCAAAGTATATCAGAAAGCCGCCTACCGTGAGTTTACGGACGGCGCCTTCACGACGCTGAAGCCTGTCGATCCAAGATGGGAACACCTGGGCATCATGGGCCCCGTTATCCGCGCAGAAGTAGGAGACACGATTCAGGTCGTCTTTAAGAACATGACCGGCTTTCCCGCCAGCATGCACCCGCACGGCGTCCTGTACGCGAAAAGCTCTGAGGGGACGCCGTACAACGACGGCACCTCGGGATCCGATAAGGCCGACGACGCCGTTCCCCCGGACGGGACCCACACCTATATCTGGCTCGTTCCGGAGCGGGCCGGTCCGGGACCGATGGATGGCAGCTCCCTTGCCTGGATGTACCACTCTCATACTGACGAGCCGAAAGATACGAACACCGGGCTCATCGGGCCGCTCATTATCACACGCAAAGGAAGCGCCAACCCGGATGGCTCGCCCAAGGATATCGACCGGGAGTTCGTGACCCTCTTTACCGTGTTTGATGAAAACGCCAGCCATTATTTAGAGCAGAACGTTGAACGATTCACTAGCAAGCCGCGCCGGGTGCTGAAGAAGCGACTGGAGGATGAGGATTTTCGGGAAAGTAACCTCATGCATGTGGTTAACGGTTACGTCTATGGCAATCTACCTGGACTGACCATGAAGCAGGGCGAACGGGTGCGCTGGTATCTGCAGGCCTATGGGACTGAGGTGGATCTGCATACGCCGCATTGGCACGGTCAGACCGCGCTGATAATGGGGATGCGCATGGATATGGTGGAATTGCTGCCCGGAAGTATGAAGACGGCGGACATGACGCCGGACGTTCCGGGTACCTGGCTGTATCACTGTCACGTGAACGACCACATCGATGCGGGAATGATGGCGCTGTTTACGGTCACCGAATAG
- a CDS encoding ABC transporter — protein sequence MAGTKVIQLEQIGHPKRARVAQSLSPRPTVIRVEHVSKRYGGGSVMAVDGVSFSVDKGEILALLGPSGCGKTTTLRLIAGFEVPDCGRIEIGGRMVAHDNIFLPPEQRGVGMVFQSYALFPHLTVLENVAFGLRQWSGEQQRNRIAEALDLVGLAKLEGRYPHELSGGQQQRVALARALAPSPQVVLLDEPFSNLDADMRAQMREDVRSILRQAGTTAIFVTHDQEEAFVIADQVGVLNHGRLEQLDHPEAIYHTPASRFVAQFVGSADFIPGLVQGDRITTELGILPNQRGLAGGQAVEVMIRPDDIDLIPDQAGKAIVLTRQFRGADNLYCVRLPSGQKIHSSQDSTRIIEPGAVVVVKANPTHVVCFDINGVAQ from the coding sequence GTGGCAGGAACGAAGGTCATCCAGTTGGAACAGATCGGCCACCCTAAAAGGGCGAGGGTCGCGCAGAGCTTATCACCGCGCCCGACGGTCATCCGAGTCGAGCACGTCAGCAAGCGGTACGGAGGCGGCTCGGTGATGGCGGTCGATGGGGTCTCTTTTTCTGTCGACAAAGGCGAGATTCTGGCCTTGCTGGGACCCAGCGGCTGCGGGAAGACCACGACGCTCCGCCTGATCGCCGGGTTCGAGGTCCCTGACTGCGGCCGGATCGAGATCGGCGGCCGAATGGTCGCTCACGACAATATCTTTTTACCGCCGGAACAGCGGGGTGTGGGCATGGTATTTCAAAGCTATGCGCTCTTCCCGCACCTCACGGTGCTGGAGAACGTCGCATTCGGCCTGCGCCAGTGGAGCGGGGAGCAGCAACGCAACCGGATCGCGGAGGCGCTTGATCTGGTCGGACTCGCGAAGCTCGAGGGGCGATATCCCCACGAGCTGTCAGGCGGGCAACAGCAGCGTGTTGCGCTGGCGCGCGCGCTGGCCCCCAGCCCGCAGGTTGTGTTGTTGGATGAGCCGTTCAGCAACCTGGACGCCGACATGCGGGCGCAGATGCGGGAAGATGTCCGCTCGATTCTTCGCCAGGCCGGAACGACGGCGATCTTCGTGACCCATGACCAGGAGGAGGCATTTGTCATTGCCGATCAGGTTGGGGTGTTAAACCACGGTCGTCTGGAGCAGCTTGACCATCCGGAGGCGATCTATCATACCCCGGCCAGCCGTTTTGTCGCCCAGTTCGTCGGCTCTGCCGATTTCATCCCCGGCCTCGTCCAGGGTGATAGAATTACCACAGAACTGGGGATATTGCCGAACCAGCGAGGGCTTGCGGGAGGGCAGGCGGTGGAGGTGATGATCCGACCGGATGATATCGACCTGATTCCCGATCAGGCGGGCAAGGCGATTGTGCTGACCAGGCAGTTCCGCGGCGCCGACAACCTTTATTGCGTGCGTCTGCCGTCAGGCCAGAAGATCCATAGCAGCCAGGATTCAACGAGGATTATTGAGCCGGGGGCGGTGGTTGTCGTCAAGGCCAACCCGACTCATGTGGTCTGTTTCGATATCAATGGGGTAGCGCAGTGA